One Manihot esculenta cultivar AM560-2 chromosome 6, M.esculenta_v8, whole genome shotgun sequence DNA segment encodes these proteins:
- the LOC110616954 gene encoding photosystem I reaction center subunit psaK, chloroplastic: MAAASMMTTLPQFNGLKPQFSAAPIKSLALVRPMRRKGNGALGTRMDFIGSPTNLIMVTTTSLMLFAGRFGLAPSANRKATAGLKLEARDSGLQTGDPAGFTLADTLACGTVGHIIGVGIVLGLKNLGSL, encoded by the exons ATGGCAGCAGCATCTATGATGACCACTCTCCCACAGTTCAATGGGTTGAAGCCCCAATTCTCAGCTGCCCCTATAAAATCCCTG GCATTAGTTCGGCCCATGAGGAGAAAGGGAAATGGAGCATTGGGCACTCGCATGGATTTCATTGGCTCACCCACAAATTTG ATAATGGTGACAACAACAAGCCTAATGCTATTTGCTGGTAGATTTGGGTTGGCTCCATCAGCAAATAGGAAGGCCACTGCAGGATTAAAGCTTGAAGCAAGGGACTCTGGACTTCAAACCGGTGATCCAGCTGGTTTCACTCTTGCTGATACCTTGGCTTGTGGTACTGTTGGTCATATTATTGGTGTTGGCATTGTTCTTGGCCTTAAGAACCTTGGATCTCtgtaa
- the LOC110616833 gene encoding glucan endo-1,3-beta-glucosidase 13 encodes MRKKMWALRCLLFLECFLVMAVEANVQEKAEATIPVTTLSPPEGNTTFLGGTTWCVALAGVSQIDLQNALDWACGLGMADCSPIQQGGSCFEPDTLLSHASFAFNNYYQQNGNSDIACNFGGTATLTKSNPSYGKCNYAAPGLGSLHSSAPPFSDCMPKIVWWKFLVILLLLYLRS; translated from the exons ATGAGGAAGAAGATGTGGGCTTTACGATGTCTCTTGTTTCTTGAATGCTTTCTGG TGATGGCAGTGGAGGCAAATGTTCAAGAGAAGGCAGAAGCAACAATTCCAGTGACTACACTATCACCTCCAGAAGGAAACACAACATTTCTAGGTGGAACCACATGGTGTGTGGCTCTTGCAGGAGTGTCTCAAATAGATCTGCAGAATGCATTAGACTGGGCCTGTGGTCTAGGCATGGCTGATTGCTCTCCAATCCAACAGGGTGGTTCATGTTTTGAACCTGACACACTTCTTTCTCATGCATCTTTTGCTTTCAACAACTATTACCAGCAAAATGGCAATTCTGATATTGCTTGTAATTTTGGAGGAACTGCTACCTTAACCAAATCTAACCCTA GTTATGGAAAATGCAATTATGCTGCACCTGGATTGGG ATCTCTTCACTCTTCGGCACCCCCATTTTCCGATTGCATGCCAAAAATAGTATGGTGGAAGTTTCTTGTGATTTTGCTCCTTTTGTACTTGAGAAGCTGA